In Helianthus annuus cultivar XRQ/B chromosome 3, HanXRQr2.0-SUNRISE, whole genome shotgun sequence, a single window of DNA contains:
- the LOC110932416 gene encoding uncharacterized protein LOC110932416 — protein sequence MKVLLESQELWTIVDDGYQELGSNPTEEATTKYRDSVNKDKRALYIIFQSVIDTVFERISLARSAKEAWTILHKSYKGENRVKTVKLQSLRYEFDTLKMKEGESVEDYFNRTTHIVNQLRMNEEKIDEQRIVEKISRSLTRNESVVITVEETKNLEDVSTEELMGILQSHELRLKQYDDSPVEHAFQVSSANQDRNKQTYRNESVGKGRYKNRGRNMNSIRCFNCHKLGHTAKFCQQKDERGRSDNVLIHKEEETDEQEDTMFMIFNMEETVKSYCWYLDSGCSNHMTGNRELFTHLDESLKKEVMTGSDKRLEVLGSGDVSISIRGRARKIPNVFM from the coding sequence ATGAAGGTTCTACTCGAGTCACAGGAATTATGGACAATTGTTGATGATGGATATCAAGAACTGGGATCAAATCCCACCGAAGAGGCAACCACAAAATATCGTGATTCAGTGAACAAGGATAAACGAGCGCTGTATATTATCTTTCAGTCTGTAATCGATACAGTATTTGAAAGAATTTCTCTAGCAAGATCGGCGAAGGAAGCATGGACCATTCTACATAAATCATACAAGGGAGAAAACCGGGTAAAAACAGTGAAACTTCAATCTCTTAGATATGAATTCGATACGTTAAAAATGAAAGAGGGTGAATCTGTTGAAGATTACTTCAACAGGACAACCCATATAGTAAATCAATTAAGAATGAATGAAGAAAAGATAGATGAACAGAGAATTGTAGAAAAAATCTCACGAAGCCTAACTCGAAACGAGTCGGTTGTGATCACGGTAGAAGAAACGAAAAATCTGGAAGATGTTTCCACTGAAGAATTAATGGGAATTCTTCAATCTCATGAATTGAGATTGAAGCAGTATGATGATAGTCCAGTCGAACATGCATTTCAAGTGTCAAGTGCAAACCAAGACCGAAATAAACAAACATATAGAAATGAATCTGTAGGGAAAGGACGATATAAGAACAGGGGTCGGAATATGAATTCGATTAGGTGTTTTAATTGCCATAAACTTGGTCATACCGCTAAGTTCTGTCAACAAAAGGATGAACGTGGAAGATCGGATAATGTATTAATTCATAAGGAGGAAGAAACAGATGAACAAGAAGACACTATGTTCATGATATTCAATATGGAAGAGACAGTCAAAAGTTATTGTTGGTATCTCGATAGTGGCTGCAGCAATCATATGACAGGTAACCGAGAACTTTTCACTCATCTCGATGAATCGTTAAAGAAAGAGGTAATGACGGGTAGTGACAAACGGTTGGAGGTATTGGGCAGCGGAGATGTCTCTATTTCGATACGAGGACGAGCAAGGAAGATACCAAACGTGTTTATGTGA